The Lycium ferocissimum isolate CSIRO_LF1 chromosome 1, AGI_CSIRO_Lferr_CH_V1, whole genome shotgun sequence genome includes a region encoding these proteins:
- the LOC132047057 gene encoding proteasome subunit beta type-2-B encodes MECVFGMVGNGFALVVADSSAVHSILVHKSNEDKIMLLDSHKLMGASGEPGDRAQFTEYVQKNVALYQFRNGIPLTTAAAANFTRGELATALRKNPYMVNIILAGYDKETGPSLYYIDYIATLHKVDKAAFGYGSYFSLAMMDRHYRKDMTVEEAIDLADKCIMEIRSRLVVAPPNFVIKIVDKDGAREYAWRESVKDAPVSNS; translated from the exons atggagtGTGTGTTTGGAATGGTGGGAAATGGTTTCGCTTTGGTAGTGGCAGACTCATCAGCAGTACACAGTATACTTGTTCACAAATCCAATGAAGACAAAATCATGCTTCTTGATTCTCACAAACTTATGGGCGCTAGTGGTGAACCTGGTGACAG AGCTCAGTTTACGGAGTATGTGCAGAAAAATGTGGCGTTGTATCAGTTTCGTAATGGTATCCCGTTGACTACTGCTGCTGCGGCTAATTTTACAAGAGGGGAACTTGCTACAGCGTTACGTAAG AATCCATACATGGTGAACATTATCCTGGCTGGATATGACAAGGAGACAGGCCCATCTCTATATTACATTGATTATATCGCTACTCTTCACAAGGTGGATAAGGCAGCATTCGGTTATGGCTCCTATTTCTCTCTCGCCATGATGGATAGGCACTACCGGAAGGACATGACAGTTGAAGAAGCCATTGATTTGGCAGATAAGTGCATCATGGAGATCCGATCTAGGCTGGTTGTTGCCCCACCAAACTTTGTGATTAAAATTGTCGACAAGGATGGAGCAAGGGAATATGCTTGGCGCGAGTCTGTCAAAGATGCCCCTGTTTCCAACTCCTGA
- the LOC132061932 gene encoding non-specific lipid transfer protein GPI-anchored 25, which produces MAEVHVLLFVSLILLLTAGTLQAQPEQLPSSSSTGCADELVAFSPCLPYISESPNNISDTPPIQCCDNFAKAFDDNTAICLCYLVHNPQILGFPISSVKLLSLTSVCPVKEKQGEEIFSLESLCSGPTMLPPFRTITDHRDSSSGPRSPSPGPSPNRKRRPTPPRNPPPGKGEIDFVPEKLNYHFIAGHRDHPSPPSDVDVDNPFPAAQASPPCTCSSATGMMCNYRLWVLSAMSIFLHLSCKHAT; this is translated from the exons ATGGCTGAAGTACACGTACTCCTCTTTGTTTCCCTTATTCTCCTACTCACCGCCGGCACACTTCAAGCACAACCAGAACAACTACCGTCGTCTTCATCAACCGGCTGTGCCGATGAACTTGTAGCGTTTTCTCCATGTCTTCCTTACATTTCTGAGTCGCCTAACAATATCTCCGATACGCCTCCTATTCAGTGTTGCGACAACTTCGCGAAGGCTTTTGATGATAATACTGCTATTTGCCTTTGTTACCTCGTTCATAACCCTCAGATCCTTGGATTTCCTATCAGTTCCGTGAAACTGTTGTCGTTAACTTCTGTTTGTCCTGTGAAGGAGAAACAAGGCGAGGAGATATTTTCTCTCGAGTCTCTCTGTTCAG GACCAACTATGCTGCCTCCTTTTCGAACGATAACAG ATCACAGGGATTCAAGTTCAGGTCCGAGGAGTCCTAGCCCTGGCCCTAGCCCAAATCGTAAACGTAGACCTACCCCACCACGCAATCCACCCCCAGGCAA GGGGGAGATTGATTTTGTACCAGAAAAATTGAATTATCACTTTATTGCAGGTCATCGTGATCACCCTTCACCACCCTccgatgttgatgttgataatCCTTTCCCTGCTGCTCAGGCCTCACCACCCTGTACCTGTTCATCAGCCACAGGAATGATGTGCAATTACCGTCTATGGGTTCTTTCTGCAATGTCTATTTTCCTGCATCTCTCTTGCAAGCATGCAACTTAG